The following coding sequences lie in one Danio rerio strain Tuebingen ecotype United States chromosome 3, GRCz12tu, whole genome shotgun sequence genomic window:
- the LOC796453 gene encoding uncharacterized protein LOC796453: MLLSKTHKHTGASSVSAGGSADMLTENRKRQRAEGDDEDAQMPQAKRLSSALQSSETARDSWESESSSSESSWISSPDHAAGSTHCGGDVIGPPGGPGPCSPHSASKPSGPMDLLSYQHINRVLREAHFHSLQSRSQAKHR; the protein is encoded by the exons ATGTTGCTcagtaaaacacacaaacacacgggaGCTTCATCAGTATCTGCTGGGGGATCCGCAGACATGCTAACAGAGAACAG GAAGCGTCAGAGAGCAGAAGGAGATGATGAAGATGCTCAGATGCCACAAGCTAAAAGACTGAGTTCAGCCCTCCAGAGCTCCGAGACGGCCAGAGACTCATGGGAGTCTGAG TCCTCCAGCAGCGAGAGCAGTTGGATCAGCAGTCCCGATCATGCCGCAGGGAGCACTCATTGCGGAGGCGACGTTATCGGGCCTCCCGGCGGCCCCGGCCCCTGCAGTCCTCACAGTGCCTCCAAGCCATCGGGCCCCATGGACCTGCTGTCCTACCAGCACATCAACCGAGTCCTGAGAGAAGCTCATTTCCACAGCTTACAGAGCCGATCTCAGGCCAAGCACAGGTGA